The bacterium genome window below encodes:
- a CDS encoding Hsp20/alpha crystallin family protein, translated as MTYMTIEPLRNLARMQNEMARAMSEAFEQVGGRGSADGFVPPVDIVESKESVVLLADLPGVKLEDVDVSVENRTLTLSGERKPGEDAKDGDAFRCERPVGRFTRTFSLPATVDVARISADAADGVLRISIPKAADARPRRIEIARR; from the coding sequence ATGACGTACATGACCATCGAACCGCTGCGCAACTTGGCCCGGATGCAGAACGAGATGGCGCGCGCGATGAGCGAGGCTTTCGAGCAGGTCGGCGGGCGCGGAAGCGCGGACGGCTTCGTGCCGCCGGTGGACATCGTCGAAAGCAAGGAGTCGGTCGTGCTGCTCGCCGATTTGCCGGGCGTGAAGCTCGAGGACGTGGACGTTTCGGTCGAGAACCGCACGCTGACCCTGTCCGGCGAGCGCAAGCCGGGCGAGGACGCGAAGGACGGCGACGCGTTCCGCTGCGAACGGCCGGTCGGGCGCTTCACGCGCACCTTCTCGCTGCCGGCGACGGTGGACGTCGCGCGGATCAGCGCCGACGCGGCGGACGGCGTGCTGCGGATCTCGATTCCGAAGGCGGCCGACGCGCGGCCGCGCCGGATCGAGATCGCGCGGCGTTGA